A portion of the Fulvia fulva chromosome 1, complete sequence genome contains these proteins:
- a CDS encoding tRNA (guanine(37)-N1)-methyltransferase, with translation MSTSMADEDMWRPPVSRLMRTLDPSFFHKTIELKAARVFDNNNIAKCRTALERSKDVLAQQRIASVHPDPDAELARAGKKCILLRPEVRTAPADTNSPQLNGASNSSPHSATVAELIKEELVSVVPFSLRLDYNYWSYHDIMSAILPEDEQGEIPSGFSQVGHVAHLNLRDEYIKYKQLIAEVLMDKNPGVRTVINKIDDVGEESEYRTFKYELLAGPDDMNVTMSEENCIFKFDYSKVYWNSRLNTEHRRLVAIFQEGQAVCDVMAGIGPFAVPAGRKKIFVWANDLNPDSYDSLQHAITRNKVQDYVRPFNEDGKTFIRTAVAELAKTERSVNIIKKASKKEPGAKDEILRTLQQPRVFDHFVMNLPATAITFLPSFLGVFHSDVRRHLPETFPMPLIHVYCFNTKSDDNVEEGIKICQEISQQLQHEVKPGRIEDGGVEIYDVRDVAPKKRMFCASFRLPQEVAFKSEP, from the coding sequence ATGTCGACCTCCATGGCAGACGAAGACATGTGGCGACCTCCTGTCAGTCGCTTGATGCGCACGCTTGATCCATCCTTCTTCCACAAGACCATCGAGCTCAAGGCAGCTCGAGTCTTCGACAACAACAACATCGCCAAATGCAGGACAGCGCTTGAGCGCAGCAAGGATGTACTGGCTCAGCAAAGAATAGCCAGCGTACATCCGGATCCAGACGCTGAACTTGCAAGGGCCGGGAAGAAGTGCATCCTGCTGAGGCCTGAGGTGAGAACAGCGCCGGCCGATACGAATAGTCCCCAGCTCAACGGCGCGAGCAACTCATCGCCGCATTCCGCCACCGTTGCAGAGCTCATCAAAGAAGAGCTGGTCTCCGTAGTGCCCTTCTCCTTACGTCTTGATTACAACTACTGGTCATATCACGATATCATGTCTGCCATTCTGCCCGAAGACGAACAAGGTGAGATCCCTTCCGGATTCTCGCAAGTCGGCCATGTGGCACATCTCAATCTGCGCGACGAGTACATCAAGTACAAGCAGCTCATAGCAGAAGTCTTGATGGACAAGAACCCTGGAGTACGGACTGTGATCAACAAAATCGACGATGTCGGCGAGGAGAGCGAATACCGCACGTTCAAATATGAACTGCTGGCCGGACCCGACGACATGAACGTCACTATGTCGGAAGAGAATTGCATCTTCAAGTTCGACTACAGCAAGGTGTACTGGAATAGCAGACTCAACACGGAGCATCGTCGCCTTGTGGCCATCTTCCAGGAAGGCCAGGCAGTGTGCGATGTCATGGCTGGCATCGGTCCTTTCGCAGTACCGGCCGGAAGGAAGAAGATTTTTGTGTGGGCAAACGATCTCAACCCGGACAGCTATGACAGCTTGCAACACGCCATCACTCGCAACAAAGTCCAGGACTATGTCCGACCGTTCAACGAGGATGGAAAGACCTTCATACGAACTGCTGTAGCGGAGCTGGCGAAGACGGAGCGAAGTGTCAATATCATCAAAAAGGCATCTAAGAAAGAGCCAGGCGCCAAAGACGAAATCTTGCGCACTCTTCAGCAACCACGAGTGTTTGACCACTTTGTGATGAATCTACCTGCTACAGCGATCACCTTCCTACCGAGCTTCCTTGGGGTATTCCACTCCGATGTGCGTCGACACTTACCGGAAACCTTTCCCATGCCGCTAATTCACGTCTACTGTTTCAACACCAAGAGCGATGACAACGTGGAAGAAGGCATCAAGATCTGCCAAGAGATCAGCCAGCAGTTGCAGCATGAAGTCAAGCCGGGACGAATAGAAGATGGTGGTGTTGAGATTTACGATGTGAGGGACGTTGCACCGAAGAAGAGGATGTTCTGTGCCAGTTTCCGCCTACCTCAGGAAGTTGCGTTCAAGAGCGAGCCTTGA
- a CDS encoding Kinesin-like protein, with protein MSAAGGGNIKVVVRVRPFNSREIDRKAKCIVSMKDSQTVLTPAPPDGKSKAPVKAALEGSKTFAFDKSYWSFNRKDSNFAGQDAVFTDLGRPLLDNAFQGYNNCIFAYGQTGSGKSYSMMGYGEEEGVIPRICRDMFERIEGLQSQDKNTSATVEVSYLEIYNERVRDLLNPSNKGNLKVREHPSTGPYVEDLAKLVVRNFSEIDNLMDEGNKARTVAATNMNETSSRSHAVFTLILTQKRHDVETNMDTEKVAKISLVDLAGSERATSTGATGARLKEGAEINRSLSTLGRVIAALADMSTAKAKSKGLQVPYRDSVLTWLLKDSLGGNSLTAMIAAISPADINFEETLSTLRYADSAKRIKNHAVVNEDPNARMIRELKEELSQLRSKLATGGGVAEEQYSADTPLEKQIVSFTNADGTVKKVSKAEIQEQLSQSEKLYKDLNQTWEEKLTMTEQIHKEREAALEELGISIEKGFVGLSTPKKMPHLVNLSDDPLLAECLVYNLKPGTTTVGNVDTNAQDGGGETNGQSLVDIRLNGSKILHDHCTFENVDGVVTVVPKDGAAIMVNGIRIEAPKRLRSGYRVILGDFHIFRFNHPQEAREERAEQGSMLKYSITADQLDTPSRRAGHERTESSVSRPLSDIDGELGSPGTESPTPWRTQGQDSDWAFARREAISSSLGPDQKVSDLTDDQLDVLFEDLQRVRAVRKARPDSRIFDISGADTDTESVSSHPVREKYLSNGTLDNFSLDTALTIPSTPQHSEDEERLKQAKDEMEDQLEKQKEDYQHKLQNAEEGSFEIEELRTEKVKMEASLQEMKEQMQKLLSEQKVAFERQLRALKAPPKPRRKSHGKLALDEREIYLAKYVLEHWRHHRYVALAAAVLKNASTLKEAQVMSQQMERSVVFQFTVADAGHTFGSSYDLVLNGVSAEESNDPNLHDSIKPCLAIRVIDFGNSVVHLWSIEKLHKRVRAMRQMLQYLDRPEYMQHFHVGNPFDEDCMPQYTRVGDADIPLAAVFECRVQDFTLDVYSPYTCSIVGVVHLSLEPSSAEAPSSTLKFNVVMHDLIGFAEREGTNVHAQLFIPGVSEEGGATTTSLVSGFGESAVRFESVHSMSLPLSAPQDASLRVSIFAEVTSMHLDKLLSWDDMRDASKAANIRPKNKRNHSRIPEHEYYADERHDVFVRAQILEINEDGNYQPVEVVQGDTLDQGAYQLHQGLQRRVVLGLTHYSGKSLPWKEVDRLQACAIRLLDSTGMVTDSDSNQPDVPLSLISPPVIRNNDDGTTNVKLTAQWDSSAHGSLLLDRPTLDKNRVQLTLKWQVHSPRVTHPLKFATDIAMQTRPRTWFRQNSLLGQFFHNQRVVHSTATNYTVTLKPSAAKRAGDLWRMDTTGEYISGEEVLSSWAPRSVSLIRDYVNLRKRQKRVAEIESARGILGFGALSPPVKAQQDESAPFTESQQALIRKTLELWPKDSSAGEIMLLRSNTESPELGAAFTNGNTKTNGTTDEPAPLAAVIEACPKSPNVLKAGWLLCPDASGTHWIKTYVELRRPYLHLYSKEGDEVNAINLTNSRLDADPEVAKLLQRPNVRMEVWAIYSTKAWLFACRNDQERGEWIWAVDRSYLS; from the coding sequence ATGTCGGCCGCCGGTGGAGGAAACATCAAAGTCGTGGTGCGCGTGCGGCCCTTCAACTCGCGCGAGATCGATCGCAAGGCAAAATGCATCGTGTCTATGAAAGACAGCCAGACGGTGCTCACGCCGGCACCGCCAGATGGGAAGAGCAAGGCACCGGTCAAGGCCGCTTTGGAGGGCAGCAAGACGTTCGCCTTCGACAAGTCATACTGGTCCTTCAACCGCAAGGACTCCAACTTCGCAGGCCAGGATGCTGTCTTCACAGATCTGGGCAGACCGTTGCTCGACAATGCGTTTCAGGGCTACAACAACTGCATCTTCGCCTATGGACAGACTGGCTCAGGCAAGAGCTACAGCATGATGGGCTACGGCGAGGAAGAAGGTGTCATACCGCGCATCTGTAGAGACATGTTCGAACGGATCGAGGGACTTCAGTCGCAGGACAAGAATACGAGTGCCACTGTTGAGGTATCCTATCTCGAGATCTACAACGAGCGCGTTCGTGATCTGCTCAATCCTAGCAACAAAGGCAACTTGAAAGTGCGAGAGCATCCCTCCACCGGTCCGTATGTTGAGGATCTGGCGAAGCTGGTCGTCCGTAACTTCTCCGAGATCGACAACCTCATGGACGAAGGCAACAAGGCCAGAACTGTTGCTGCGACAAACATGAATGAGACATCCTCGCGATCACATGCTGTCTTCACGCTCATCCTGACTCAAAAGCGTCACGATGTTGAGACAAACATGGACACAGAAAAGGTGGCCAAAATCAGTCTGGTCGATCTTGCTGGTTCGGAACGAGCGACCAGCACCGGAGCAACTGGAGCCAGACTGAAGGAGGGTGCTGAGATCAACAGATCCTTGTCCACACTTGGTAGAGTGATAGCAGCACTGGCAGATATGAGCACGGCCAAAGCAAAATCAAAAGGACTACAAGTACCATATCGTGACTCTGTTCTGACCTGGCTACTCAAGGACAGCTTAGGCGGAAACAGTCTCACGGCCATGATTGCCGCGATCTCTCCTGCTGACATCAACTTCGAAGAGACTCTTTCGACACTGCGGTATGCAGACTCTGCGAAGCGCATCAAGAACCATGCTGTTGTCAACGAAGATCCAAATGCTCGCATGATCCGCGAGCTAAAGGAAGAACTGTCTCAACTACGTTCCAAGCTGGCTACTGGTGGAGGTGTCGCGGAAGAGCAGTACAGCGCCGACACGCCGCTCGAGAAGCAGATCGTCAGCTTCACAAACGCGGATGGCACAGTGAAGAAAGTCTCCAAAGCAGAAATCCAGGAGCAATTGTCGCAATCAGAGAAGCTCTACAAAGATCTCAATCAGACGTGGGAGGAGAAGCTTACCATGACAGAGCAGATCCACAAAGAGCGCGAAGCTGCACTCGAAGAACTTGGTATCAGCATCGAGAAGGGGTTTGTTGGCTTGAGCACACCGAAGAAGATGCCGCATCTGGTGAACCTGAGCGACGATCCGCTGCTTGCCGAATGTCTAGTCTACAATCTCAAACCTGGAACCACAACCGTAGGCAATGTGGACACGAACGCACAGGACGGCGGAGGCGAGACCAACGGCCAGAGCTTGGTTGACATCCGACTCAATGGGTCAAAGATTTTGCATGATCACTGCACATTCGAGAATGTTGATGGCGTGGTGACTGTTGTGCCCAAAGACGGTGCTGCGATCATGGTCAACGGTATCCGCATCGAGGCGCCTAAGAGGCTGCGATCCGGTTATCGCGTGATTCTGGGCGACTTCCACATCTTCCGCTTCAATCACCCTCAAGAAGCTCGTGAAGAAAGGGCCGAACAAGGCAGCATGTTGAAGTATTCTATCACAGCTGATCAACTCGACACGCCGTCTCGTAGGGCTGGACATGAGCGAACCGAGAGCAGTGTCAGCCGCCCTTTGTCTGATATCGATGGCGAACTGGGAAGTCCAGGAACAGAATCTCCCACACCTTGGCGCACTCAAGGACAAGACAGTGATTGGGCTTTCGCACGACGTGAAGCCATTTCTTCCTCGCTTGGTCCTGATCAGAAAGTCTCAGACCTTACAGACGACCAACTTGATGTCTTGTTCGAAGACTTGCAGCGCGTACGTGCTGTTCGCAAAGCAAGACCGGACAGCAGAATCTTTGACATCAGTGGAGCAGATACTGATACCGAGTCTGTGTCCTCGCATCCTGTGCGTGAGAAGTACTTGAGCAATGGTACTCTGGACAATTTCAGCTTAGACACAGCATTAACAATTCCATCCACGCCACAACACTCCGAGGACGAGGAACGACTCAAACAGGCAAAAGATGAGATGGAGGATCAGCTCGAAAAACAGAAAGAAGACTATCAGCATAAGCTACAGAATGCAGAAGAGGGAAGTTTCGAAATCGAAGAGCTTCGTACAGAGAAGGTGAAGATGGAAGCCTCGCTGCAGGAGATGAAGGAGCAGATGCAAAAACTGCTCTCTGAGCAGAAGGTCGCATTCGAACGTCAGCTTCGTGCACTCAAAGCACCTCCCAAGCCTCGGCGAAAAAGCCACGGTAAGCTGGCACTTGACGAGCGAGAAATATACCTGGCGAAGTACGTATTGGAACACTGGAGACATCACCGATATGTGGCGCTTGCCGCTGCCGTGCTCAAGAATGCCTCGACACTCAAGGAAGCTCAGGTCATGAGTCAACAGATGGAACGCAGTGTTGTCTTCCAGTTCACAGTTGCGGACGCTGGCCATACTTTCGGTTCGTCTTATGATCTTGTCCTCAACGGCGTGTCGGCAGAGGAAAGCAATGATCCGAATCTCCATGACAGTATCAAACCGTGCCTCGCTATTCGGGTCATCGACTTTGGCAACAGCGTCGTCCATCTCTGGTCAATTGAGAAATTGCACAAGCGGGTCAGAGCCATGCGACAAATGCTTCAATACCTCGACCGACCAGAGTACATGCAGCACTTCCACGTGGGGAACCCTTTCGATGAAGACTGCATGCCACAATACACTCGTGTAGGAGATGCCGACATTCCTCTTGCAGCGGTGTTTGAGTGTCGAGTCCAAGACTTCACCTTGGACGTGTACTCGCCATACACCTGCAGCATTGTTGGTGTCGTGCACCTGTCGCTTGAGCCGAGCTCAGCGGAGGCTCCAAGTAGTACTCTGAAGTTCAACGTTGTGATGCACGACCTCATCGGCTTCGCTGAGAGAGAAGGCACGAATGTGCACGCTCAGCTCTTCATCCCCGGCGTGTCAGAAGAGGGTGGCGCAACAACTACCTCGCTGGTATCAGGTTTCGGCGAGAGTGCTGTGCGGTTCGAGAGCGTACATAGCATGAGCCTTCCACTGTCAGCACCACAAGATGCAAGTCTGAGGGTCAGCATCTTCGCTGAAGTGACATCAATGCATCTCGATAAACTCCTTAGTTGGGACGACATGCGAGATGCTTCCAAGGCAGCCAACATCCGACCGAAGAACAAGCGTAATCACTCAAGGATCCCAGAACACGAGTACTACGCAGACGAACGTCACGATGTCTTTGTCCGGGCTCAGATTCTGGAAATCAACGAGGACGGGAATTACCAGCCGGTCGAAGTCGTGCAGGGCGACACTCTTGATCAAGGCGCCTACCAGTTGCATCAGGGCCTTCAAAGACGGGTCGTCTTGGGTCTGACACATTATTCCGGTAAAAGTCTACCGTGGAAAGAGGTCGACCGTCTGCAGGCTTGTGCTATTCGCCTGCTTGATAGTACCGGGATGGTCACCGACTCAGACAGCAATCAGCCAGACGTACCCTTGTCGCTGATATCCCCACCTGTGATACGAAACAACGACGACGGCACCACCAACGTCAAGCTGACGGCTCAATGGGACTCAAGCGCTCACGGCTCGCTGCTGCTTGATCGACCCACCCTCGACAAGAACCGTGTGCAGCTCACGCTGAAATGGCAGGTACACTCACCGCGTGTCACTCACCCGCTGAAGTTTGCTACCGATATTGCAATGCAGACCCGGCCTCGTACGTGGTTCCGCCAGAACTCTCTGCTTGGTCAGTTCTTCCACAACCAACGTGTCGTGCACTCGACTGCCACGAACTATACCGTAACCCTCAAGCCAAGCGCAGCCAAGCGTGCTGGCGATCTATGGAGGATGGACACGACCGGGGAATACATCTCCGGCGAAGAGGTCCTATCTAGCTGGGCGCCCAGGAGCGTCTCTCTAATCCGCGACTACGTCAACCTCCGCAAACGGCAGAAACGCGTGGCAGAGATCGAATCCGCACGAGGCATCTTAGGCTTTGGAGCACTTTCACCACCAGTCAAGGCCCAGCAAGACGAAAGCGCACCTTTCACCGAAAGCCAGCAAGCCCTCATTCGCAAGACTCTCGAGCTGTGGCCCAAGGACTCTTCCGCTGGGGAGATCATGTTACTACGGTCCAACACCGAATCCCCCGAGCTCGGAGCAGCATTCACCAACGGCAACACCAAGACCAACGGCACCACCGACGAACCAGCTCCTCTAGCCGCCGTAATCGAGGCCTGTCCCAAATCTCCCAACGTCCTCAAAGCTGGCTGGCTCTTGTGTCCTGACGCCAGCGGCACGCATTGGATCAAGACATATGTGGAACTACGACGACCGTACCTACATCTTTACAGCAAAGAAGGCGACGAGGTGAACGCCATAAACTTGACAAACTCCCGCTTGGATGCCGATCCCGAGGTAGCGAAGCTGCTGCAACGACCGAACGTGAGGATGGAAGTATGGGCTATTTATTCCACCAAGGCGTGGTTATTTGCTTGCAGGAATGATCAGGAGCGTGGCGAGTGGATTTGGGCTGTTGATAGGTCTTATTTGTCTTGA
- a CDS encoding Major facilitator superfamily multidrug transporter mfsB: MFGFHSRSRSLIPVGDLEKTGGTQISWNDVTPEQEEEEVAVQSPRERRNLIMIYLLFLAEAIMSSSLSSQINLLLPSTSACLTMDTTFLRSILQCAYYFGGASGIVFGLAADRLGRRKVALFGLIGMSTCCISMGFATNFTAFCILRYIAGAIGSAATVAGLAMLADSTHGSKRRVKVIARLPMLAVCGQLGPLLSNAIRQLAQDHFAGVFARFPGLGVQMACAALVISIAVAEICLLDETLPKNDPKDFEQDEYVDCEKAAFLGQQRSSTDSNDSLAISIIEALNDDTATPRPSRISVSQMLTAPSILVLLASYAVLSLHSSTFEVVLQHIAHTDAENAGMGIPCSWMQPLMLVVKAVAALRVMHFIPKLVSNGSVLPLYRKISMVFPALYIIIPAVALAVHATGAAPILSAVVSTMATLAKTTLANAAQVLVLLLVLSAAPDASSTGTLIGVVSITELFKALAVGLAGISYYVSDSHSMFVINTSLWAALAAIALVGTLLTTKLRAAPRLGPDLPSECFVWQGMFDVESDDEAGF; encoded by the coding sequence ATGTTCGGGTTTCACAGCAGATCCAGGTCTTTGATACCTGTGGGTGATCTGGAGAAGACGGGGGGTACACAAATCAGCTGGAACGATGTTACTCCTGAGCAAGAGGAGGAAGAGGTCGCTGTACAGAGTCCACGAGAACGCCGGAACCTGATTATGATATACCTGCTGTTCCTAGCCGAGGCCATTATGTCGTCCTCGTTGTCTTCACAAATCAACCTCCTCTTGCCGTCGACTTCGGCGTGTTTGACGATGGATACTACATTCTTGCGCAGCATCCTACAGTGCGCCTACTACTTTGGAGGAGCGAGTGGGATTGTGTTCGGTCTCGCTGCAGATCGGCTCGGGCGAAGGAAGGTGGCACTGTTTGGGTTGATTGGGATGTCAACATGCTGCATCTCGATGGGCTTTGCGACCAACTTTACTGCATTCTGCATACTGCGCTATATCGCTGGCGCGATCGGGTCTGCAGCTACAGTTGCTGGTCTGGCCATGCTCGCCGATTCCACACATGGCAGTAAACGTAGGGTCAAGGTCATTGCACGCCTCCCCATGCTTGCAGTCTGTGGACAGCTTGGCCCTCTCCTCTCGAACGCAATCCGACAACTTGCCCAGGACCACTTCGCGGGCGTGTTTGCGCGCTTTCCAGGACTGGGAGTACAGATGGCTTGCGCTGCTTTGGTCATCTCGATCGCTGTGGCTGAAATTTGCCTGCTCGATGAGACTCTGCCAAAGAACGACCCGAAGGATTTCGAGCAGGATGAGTACGTCGACTGCGAGAAAGCGGCATTCCTGGGCCAGCAGCGCTCATCCACTGATTCGAATGACTCTCTCGCAATCAGCATCATCGAGGCCTTGAATGACGACACTGCGACCCCACGACCTTCGAGAATCAGCGTCTCGCAAATGCTCACGGCACCTTCCATCTTGGTCCTGCTCGCTTCGTATGCAGTGCTCTCGCTGCACTCCTCCACATTCGAGGTCGTGCTACAGCACATTGCCCACACTGATGCCGAGAATGCTGGCATGGGAATTCCATGTTCGTGGATGCAGCCGCTCATGCTGGTAGTGAAAGCAGTGGCTGCGTTGCGCGTTATGCACTTCATCCCGAAACTGGTCAGCAATGGAAGCGTGCTTCCCTTGTACCGCAAGATATCGATGGTCTTTCCTGCGCTGTACATCATCATTCCGGCCGTGGCACTGGCAGTCCATGCGACTGGAGCGGCACCGATTCTATCCGCTGTCGTCAGCACGATGGCAACGCTAGCTAAGACGACTCTTGCGAATGCAGCTCAAGTTTTGGTCCTGCTCCTGGTTCTGTCAGCAGCACCTGATGCTTCATCGACCGGGACACTCATTGGTGTCGTCTCAATCACGGAGCTTTTCAAGGCGCTCGCGGTCGGCCTTGCTGGGATTAGCTACTACGTCTCGGACAGTCACTCGATGTTTGTTATCAACACGTCGCTGTGGGCAGCACTTGCTGCGATTGCGTTGGTGGGGACTCTCCTCACAACCAAACTTCGGGCTGCACCGAGACTTGGGCCCGATCTACCATCTGAGTGTTTTGTCTGGCAAGGCATGTTCGATGTTGAGAGCGACGACGAGGCGGGCTTTtag